The genomic stretch TCGTTATAAGGTGTTCTGACGTTTGTTATATCTTGAATCTCTTAAGTTATCCAGTTCAGTTCAATCTCACACATCAAATGTATGCCACCTAAATGTTCTATGCTACGAGCTAAAACTCATGCAATTGGAAACGGAAATTTTACCAGGAAGACTACCTAGGCCGGAGGACTTCCCGAAGGCTCTCTACACTTTCGATATCGGTCAGAATGATCTGGCCTACGGCATCCAACACGGGACGATAGAAGAAGTTAGAACCTCCATTCCTGCCATCCTGAGCCAGTTATCGCAAGCAATATCCGTACGTGCACTAAAACAGCGTTTACTTCGGACGTGACCAAAACATTGAGATATACTAATTCAATGTGCCACATTTTTCAGCAACTATACAAGGAAGGAGCTAGGTTTTTCTGGGTGCATAACACAGGTCCTCAAGGATGCTTGCCCTATAGCGTTATTTACGACAAATCAAGGCCTAGTAATCTGGACAAGAGCGGCTGCGTGAAGCCTCTCAATGCGGTGGCTCAGGAGTTCAACCGACAGCTTAAGAACAGCATAATGCGGTTGAGATCACAGCTCCCTCTTGCAGCATTCACGTACGTCGATGTGTACTCGGCTAAATACACTCTCATTTCCGATGCTAAAAAACAAGGTAACTTCAAAAGCCATTTAGAACATGTGCATAGCCTCGTATGAACGGATGGTAATATGGTAGAAATTCGTGATTCACCAGGTTTTGTTGATCCTTTCGACTTTTGCTGCGGCAGTTACTACGGATTCCACATTGATTGCGGAAGGAAAGCCGTAGTGAATGGAACTGTGTATGGCAATCCTTGCAGCAGTCCGACAACGCATATTAGTTGGGATGGGATACACTACTCCCAGGCCGCCAATGCACTGATTGCCAGTCGCATTCTCAACGGCTCACTCTCTGACCCCCCAGTTTCAATCACGCACGCTTGTCACAGTTCCAAGAATACATGAGCATGTTCGTGGATCATAAACCACAGCTTGTTTGatcgaaaaccatttagtatATTACTAATCAATCATTGTTGTTATCTCAGTCAATTGAAAACCGTTTAGTTATGGAAATGGAAAAGATCAGTCAAGGTTTGTTTTAGCCTTTTTAGCTTGTTTGTCCACTAGGAAGCTTCAAATCAGAAGTGCTTTTGAGAAGGCAAGTGCTTTTAAGCCCTGCAAACATCTTCAGATGTTCACATTTCACCTCAGAGACAATTGCTGCCCAACTGCTGCGACAAGCTTTTGACTTCTAAGTAAAGTTTTAAACCTAAACAGTTCGGATCATCAAAATATAATGTGGAATGGACTCTACAGAGGAAAACGATACTCCGCTAACGGGCATTTTGGTGCACCGAAAAAGGAAAATGATGCTCCACCAATTCTTTATTGAGTATTGACATTGATACAGTACAACGATGAATCTCATAAACAAATTTCGCACGTCAAAAAATACAATTCAACAAATCACCAAACTATTTTTCCCtttatttcttctaattttctgTAACACTTCCAACAAATCTTTATATACGGTCCTACGTACTTAGTTGCGTGATCACGATACCTCGATGATGTCTTGTTTAATAATCTGTGCGGGGTTGTTGGCGTCGAGAAGTGTCTCCAGTGATCTGGTTTTCCTGTTCCGAGCCCTGCCGGCTTCTTTCAACAACTCGGACAACCTCCGCTTCTCGTCCGCCACATCCGGATTTGCTGTTCCCAGCTTCTCCTCTCTCATGCCAACAACATACTCCAGAATCTCAATAGCGGCATCCAACCTGTGTTCGTCACAAAAGTACAAAAGAGATTAAAGACCAAAAAGCAtagaaaaataaagaacaagCTTAAAGCATGCTAAATACTTTAAGCCTCATtgcattagatttttttttttttttaatcgagTGATATTTTAATCTAATCTAAGACATAACGAGAATGATGAATGCAAAAACAAGGAAGAACATATTACCTGCCCATTGCATCATAAGTGCCAGCCAAATTACTATAAACCCCTAATGTGTCAGGGTGATAAGGTCCATACTCCTTCTCCAAGATGTTCCTGGCTTCTTCAAACAGGTCTGCAGCCTCGTTGATCAAGTAACGCTGAATGCAGGCTAGCCCCATTTGGTTGAGAGCAATCCCAAACAACGCCGATTTCTTTTCTCCAGTGGCACGGAACTTGGTTATGGAACTCTTGAATGTGTTGTAAGAGTCAGTAAAATTTCCCATCATATAGTACATTACCCCCATCTGAGCCTCAATTCCTGCACTTGTGCTCTGGTGGCCTGGAGCATCACCAAATATTTTCAAAGCCTTCTTGAGCAACTTCAGGGCCTGTTCCAGATCATTCATGGATTGATAGATTGCAGAAACATGAATGAGACCTCCGGCAATCTCTTCTGAGGGGATTCCGGGATTAGGCTTCCCATAAATTCGATGTGCATTTTCGCAGTATGATTTGGACTCCTTAAACTTTCCTATCTTGTTGTACAAGTCAGCTAAACGAACATAAACAGAAGCTACTGCCGGATGAGTCTCTCCTTTCGTTGTCTTAAACACAGTGAGGGCCTTCTGGTAAGAAAATACTGCCTCATCATACCGTGCCAAGGATAGGTACGCGTCACCAATGCTGCAATTTATCGAAGCTGCATCTGCTTCCTGATCATTGGCAGACATTGACATGTTTGCCAAAACATAATGCTCAAGAGCGGCTTCGAAATCTCCTTTCGAGTCACAGATTAGTCCCATGAGTCTTCTATCTGCCGCTTCCTCGAGGGAAGCAGAACCATTCTCCCTGTGGATTTCAAGCGCCATCTGACAGAGCTTCTCAGCCTCGTTGAATTGCAATGCTTGAACATGCGCCTCTGCTACATACCGACATGTCTCACCCAATCGTGGGTCCTTTTCTCCCAAGACTTGCCTTTGAATTTCCATACCTGCTGTATAAAATAATATTGAGTTCTCAATCTGACCGGTCATTGCATAAATGTCACCTAATTGCATGCACCCTGCAAACTTGGCTAGTGCATAGTTATCGCCATCCTCTATCGCTGGAATGTCAATGGCCCGCTCAAGAACTGGAATCGCCTCATTGTACTTCCGTAAGCTGCAATATATTGCTGCCAAAACATGCAAACACATAACCAGCTCTAAATTGGGCTTCTCACTCGTGCATTTCTCGAACAATTCCACTGCCCGGAGAGCTAACTTGAGCGCTTTCTTGGGGTTTTCGCCAGAAGAAATCAAATCCCTTGTTTGTTTGAGCAAATATGGCCCGAGGTCAAGGTTATTCAACCCTGCCTCAGGAGGATGATCATCGACTCCATTCTGAAACCTCATCCCACCGCGTAAACCAAAACTCCTATGCTTGTTCTTAGACAATATCACATTGCCTTTTTTGGGATGCTTCCCATTCCTCTTATCAAGCGGGGGCTTCTCGTTAGTAGATTTGCTCTTCGGACTTGTTTTCGCAGATGGAGACTTCACTTTCGTTGGAGACCTTTTATCATCCAATACACTTGCTTTCTCGGGAGTTGAGTCACCACAAACACCATCCTCCTTGTTTTCCACAACCACCTCTTTCCTTATCTCCAAATCCTCTCGAGCATATCCGACAAGGTGGTTTAGCTCGGAGTCAATCCTCGATTCCTCACCGAACGATCCAAAGCTGGCCCGGGAAGGGGATTGGTCCGAGCTCTGCATTTCGCAGATGTTGTGATATAACTGCTCAATAGAGGTATCAATCCTGCCATTCATAGCCATACCAATGGAGCCATTGTGAGGACTTTGAGGACTCAACGTACTTCTCGGAGAACCCTGGCTGGAGCTTTCCTTTTGAGGCGCATAATCTCCATTTGATTCATCTACTTCGCCGTTTCGATTCATCGTATCCATAGCTAATTCGGGCATTGATTAGTGCTTGTGCGGTTGTGCTACGATATGAATAAATGGAATTAGGGGATGGAGATAACCACCAAATGATCAACTAATCAAGTGCTTCTCCATGAAGCACCTAAAAATTGTTTCTAGACACAAAAGCACTTGGAATAAAACCTGAAGAAGCATCTGTCAGAAAGCGCTTCTACGACCCATAAGCACGCACTTACTTTTTCTTCCAAACATAGTCTGAATCACTTGTTTTTAACTCTTCGAGAAGCAGTCACAAACACGCTAAACCGTGATTATCTTTTAGCCATTCCAGAAACAGTCGCAA from Pyrus communis chromosome 7, drPyrComm1.1, whole genome shotgun sequence encodes the following:
- the LOC137740871 gene encoding GDSL esterase/lipase At3g27950 isoform X1, translating into MDFLRLLCAAVLLVLGLLLGGQKAVNAGSDGGSGSCRFPAIYNFGDSNSDTGAISAAISEVPPPNGETFFGKPSGRLSDGRLIIDFIAEKMQIPYLSPYLDSLGTNFRHGANFATGGSSIRPGGYSPFHLGIQISQFIRFKSRSIALYKQLHSTRRLPRPEDFPKALYTFDIGQNDLAYGIQHGTIEEVRTSIPAILSQLSQAISQLYKEGARFFWVHNTGPQGCLPYSVIYDKSRPSNLDKSGCVKPLNAVAQEFNRQLKNSIMRLRSQLPLAAFTYVDVYSAKYTLISDAKKQGFVDPFDFCCGSYYGFHIDCGRKAVVNGTVYGNPCSSPTTHISWDGIHYSQAANALIASRILNGSLSDPPVSITHACHSSKNT
- the LOC137740885 gene encoding protein KINESIN LIGHT CHAIN-RELATED 2-like, which gives rise to MPELAMDTMNRNGEVDESNGDYAPQKESSSQGSPRSTLSPQSPHNGSIGMAMNGRIDTSIEQLYHNICEMQSSDQSPSRASFGSFGEESRIDSELNHLVGYAREDLEIRKEVVVENKEDGVCGDSTPEKASVLDDKRSPTKVKSPSAKTSPKSKSTNEKPPLDKRNGKHPKKGNVILSKNKHRSFGLRGGMRFQNGVDDHPPEAGLNNLDLGPYLLKQTRDLISSGENPKKALKLALRAVELFEKCTSEKPNLELVMCLHVLAAIYCSLRKYNEAIPVLERAIDIPAIEDGDNYALAKFAGCMQLGDIYAMTGQIENSILFYTAGMEIQRQVLGEKDPRLGETCRYVAEAHVQALQFNEAEKLCQMALEIHRENGSASLEEAADRRLMGLICDSKGDFEAALEHYVLANMSMSANDQEADAASINCSIGDAYLSLARYDEAVFSYQKALTVFKTTKGETHPAVASVYVRLADLYNKIGKFKESKSYCENAHRIYGKPNPGIPSEEIAGGLIHVSAIYQSMNDLEQALKLLKKALKIFGDAPGHQSTSAGIEAQMGVMYYMMGNFTDSYNTFKSSITKFRATGEKKSALFGIALNQMGLACIQRYLINEAADLFEEARNILEKEYGPYHPDTLGVYSNLAGTYDAMGRLDAAIEILEYVVGMREEKLGTANPDVADEKRRLSELLKEAGRARNRKTRSLETLLDANNPAQIIKQDIIEVS
- the LOC137740871 gene encoding GDSL esterase/lipase At3g27950 isoform X2 codes for the protein MDFLRLLCAAVLLVLGLLLGGQKAVNAGSDGGSGSCRFPAIYNFGDSNSDTGAISAAISEVPPPNGETFFGKPSGRLSDGRLIIDFIAEKMQIPYLSPYLDSLGTNFRHGANFATGGSSIRPGGYSPFHLGIQISQFIRFKSRSIALYKQLHSTRRLPRPEDFPKALYTFDIGQNDLAYGIQHGTIEEVRTSIPAILSQLSQAISQLYKEGARFFWVHNTGPQGCLPYSVIYDKSRPSNLDKSGCVKPLNAVAQEFNRQLKNSIMRLRSQLPLAAFTYVDVYSAKYTLISDAKKQVTTDSTLIAEGKP